A single region of the Fusobacterium sp. IOR10 genome encodes:
- a CDS encoding HU family DNA-binding protein, giving the protein MTKKEFVVDIAEKGEIAKKDAEKFVNLFLDTVTDNLEKGNSVGFVGWGKWEVTERSAREVRNPQTGEKMQVKAKKVVKFRVGKSLEEKVAKSKTKKKSK; this is encoded by the coding sequence ATGACAAAAAAAGAGTTTGTAGTGGATATTGCTGAAAAGGGCGAAATAGCAAAAAAAGATGCAGAAAAGTTTGTAAATTTATTTTTGGATACTGTAACTGATAATTTAGAAAAAGGAAATTCAGTAGGTTTTGTTGGTTGGGGTAAATGGGAAGTAACAGAAAGATCAGCAAGAGAAGTTAGAAACCCTCAAACAGGTGAAAAAATGCAAGTAAAAGCAAAAAAAGTTGTTAAATTTAGAGTAGGAAAATCTCTAGAAGAAAAAGTTGCAAAATCAAAAACAAAAAAGAAATCAAAGTAA
- a CDS encoding TspO/MBR family protein, producing the protein MKNFKLSKFILCLLIPTLFGGISGFFNQNSVELYEKLVLPDFAPPSFVFPLVWTFLYTFMGIGLYLILEKRNHKLAVTSFYIQLTSNFIWPFVFFKFHLIVPGFYLHMFLLLAVIWMTFNFFRLNKFAGILQIPYIIWLSFAGYLNYYIVLLNA; encoded by the coding sequence ATGAAAAATTTTAAGCTATCTAAATTTATTTTATGCCTATTAATACCCACTCTTTTTGGAGGTATTTCAGGATTCTTTAATCAAAATTCAGTGGAGTTATATGAAAAACTTGTGCTTCCTGACTTTGCTCCCCCTTCATTTGTATTTCCACTAGTGTGGACTTTCCTTTATACTTTTATGGGAATAGGCCTTTATTTAATTCTTGAAAAAAGAAATCATAAATTAGCTGTAACTAGTTTTTATATTCAATTAACTTCTAATTTTATATGGCCATTTGTGTTTTTTAAATTTCATTTAATTGTTCCTGGTTTTTATTTACACATGTTCCTTTTATTAGCTGTTATATGGATGACTTTTAATTTCTTTAGATTAAATAAATTTGCAGGTATTTTACAAATACCTTATATTATTTGGTTAAGTTTTGCAGGATATTTAAATTATTATATTGTTTTACTCAATGCATAA
- a CDS encoding heavy metal translocating P-type ATPase, producing MTNKTLKIQGMTCAACAKTVEKVSKKLEGVNEANVNLATENLNITFDENVFSEEKLKKAIEDAGYTALNEKEAPSFEENKSEKEKEVKIFWKRFIILAIFTIPLLYISMGHMFGLPLPGFLNPNISPINFALSQLILTIPVVILGYKFYTVGIKTLVKGNPNMDSLIAIGTGAAFLYGVYAVYQVINGNIFYAKNLYFESAAVIITLISLGKYLEAVSKGKTSEAIKKLIDLAPKTAVVIKNNREIITPIEEVKVGDIIIVKPGEKFPVDGEIIDGHTSVDESMLTGESIPIEKNVGDNLVGASINKNGFIKYKATKIGEDTTLAQIIKLVENAQGSKAPIANLADIIAGYFVPTVIGLALLSGLAWYFIGGESVEFSLTIFIAVLVIACPCALGLATPTAIMVGTGKGAENGVLIKSGVALERAHEIEIVIFDKTGTITEGKPKLTDIITIGNTKKEKLLQLIASAEKGSEHPLGEAIVNDAVENGVEFKEVTSFEAIPGHGIQVMIDGKNILAGNRKLMLDKKIDLEQLDDIADRLATEGKTPMYIAIDFKAAGIIAVADTVKKNSKRAIEKLHEMGIKVAMITGDNKKTAEAIGKQVNIDTILAEVLPEDKSKAVKKFQENNKKVAMVGDGINDAPALAQADIGIAIGSGTDVAIESADIVLMKSDLMDVPTAILLSRSTIKNIKQNLFWAFGYNVLGIPIAMGVLHLFGGPLLNPMIAGTAMSFSSVSVVTNALRLKRFKIGGDIMKKEILIEGMSCMHCVKHVTDALNGISGVTDVSVNLESKMATFNALDNVKDETLKATIEEAGYKVIKIN from the coding sequence ATGACAAATAAAACACTAAAAATTCAAGGAATGACATGTGCTGCTTGTGCAAAAACAGTTGAAAAAGTTAGTAAAAAATTAGAAGGAGTTAATGAGGCAAATGTTAATTTAGCAACAGAAAATTTAAATATTACCTTTGATGAAAATGTATTTTCAGAAGAGAAATTAAAAAAAGCTATAGAAGATGCAGGGTATACAGCTTTAAATGAAAAAGAGGCTCCTTCCTTTGAGGAGAATAAGAGTGAAAAAGAAAAAGAAGTGAAAATTTTCTGGAAAAGATTTATAATATTAGCTATATTTACAATACCTCTTTTGTATATATCCATGGGACATATGTTTGGTCTACCATTACCTGGTTTTTTAAATCCTAATATTAGTCCAATTAATTTTGCTTTATCTCAATTAATATTAACAATACCAGTTGTAATATTGGGATATAAATTTTATACAGTTGGGATTAAAACTCTAGTTAAAGGAAATCCTAATATGGATTCATTGATAGCTATAGGTACTGGTGCAGCATTTCTTTATGGAGTATATGCAGTTTATCAGGTTATAAATGGAAACATTTTTTATGCAAAAAATTTATATTTTGAATCAGCAGCAGTTATTATTACTTTAATTTCTTTAGGGAAATATTTAGAAGCTGTTTCCAAGGGGAAAACTTCAGAAGCAATAAAAAAATTAATAGATTTAGCACCTAAAACAGCTGTAGTTATAAAAAATAATAGAGAAATAATTACTCCAATTGAAGAGGTTAAAGTTGGAGATATAATAATTGTAAAACCAGGAGAAAAGTTCCCAGTTGACGGGGAAATTATAGATGGTCATACTTCAGTTGACGAATCAATGCTTACTGGAGAAAGTATTCCTATAGAAAAAAATGTAGGGGATAATTTAGTAGGAGCAAGTATTAATAAAAATGGATTTATAAAATATAAGGCAACAAAAATAGGAGAAGATACTACTCTTGCTCAAATAATAAAATTAGTTGAAAATGCCCAAGGTTCAAAGGCTCCAATTGCTAATTTAGCAGATATTATAGCAGGATATTTTGTTCCAACAGTTATTGGTTTAGCTCTTCTATCTGGATTAGCTTGGTATTTTATAGGGGGAGAGTCAGTTGAATTTTCATTAACTATATTTATTGCAGTTTTAGTTATAGCCTGTCCTTGTGCTCTTGGGTTAGCAACTCCAACAGCGATAATGGTGGGAACTGGAAAAGGTGCTGAAAATGGAGTTTTAATAAAAAGTGGTGTAGCTTTAGAAAGAGCCCATGAAATAGAAATAGTTATATTTGATAAAACAGGAACTATAACAGAAGGAAAACCTAAATTAACAGATATTATAACCATTGGAAATACAAAGAAGGAAAAATTATTACAATTAATTGCATCAGCAGAAAAGGGATCAGAACATCCCCTTGGAGAAGCGATAGTTAATGACGCAGTGGAAAATGGAGTTGAATTTAAAGAAGTAACTTCCTTTGAAGCTATTCCAGGTCATGGAATTCAAGTTATGATAGATGGAAAGAATATTCTAGCTGGAAATAGAAAACTTATGCTAGATAAAAAGATTGATTTGGAACAACTAGATGACATTGCTGATAGACTAGCTACAGAGGGTAAAACTCCAATGTATATAGCTATTGATTTTAAAGCTGCAGGTATAATTGCAGTGGCAGATACAGTTAAAAAAAATAGTAAGAGAGCAATAGAAAAGCTTCATGAAATGGGAATTAAAGTGGCAATGATAACAGGAGATAATAAAAAAACAGCAGAGGCTATTGGAAAGCAAGTGAATATAGATACAATTCTTGCAGAAGTTCTTCCAGAGGATAAGTCAAAGGCTGTTAAAAAATTTCAAGAAAATAATAAAAAAGTGGCAATGGTTGGAGATGGAATTAATGATGCCCCAGCTTTGGCACAGGCAGATATTGGAATAGCAATTGGAAGTGGTACAGATGTAGCCATTGAGTCAGCAGATATCGTTCTTATGAAAAGTGATTTAATGGATGTTCCTACAGCTATTTTACTTAGTAGAAGTACTATTAAAAATATTAAACAAAATTTATTTTGGGCATTTGGTTATAACGTTTTAGGAATTCCAATTGCAATGGGAGTATTACATTTATTTGGAGGACCATTATTAAATCCAATGATAGCAGGTACTGCTATGAGTTTTAGTTCTGTATCTGTTGTAACTAATGCACTTAGATTAAAAAGATTTAAAATAGGAGGAGATATTATGAAAAAAGAAATATTAATAGAAGGAATGAGCTGTATGCATTGTGTTAAACATGTTACAGATGCATTAAATGGAATCTCAGGAGTAACAGATGTGTCTGTTAATTTAGAAAGTAAAATGGCAACATTTAATGCTTTAGATAATGTGAAAGATGAAACTTTAAAAGCTACTATTGAAGAAGCTGGATATAAAGTTATTAAAATAAATTAA